Within the Micromonospora citrea genome, the region GCGATGCCCCCGACGACGAAGGCGAGGAGGCGGTTGCCGAACTCGATCGCGCCGTTGATGCCCATCTCGGCGGTCGCCACGTACGACTCGTCGGTGCACCTGGGCCAGGTGGGGCAGCCGAGACCGGACTCGGTGAGCCGGACGGCCCCGCCGGTGACGACGATGCCGACGTTCGCGATGATCGAGGCGAGCGCGAGGCGGCGCAGCAGGGCGGTGGAGACCGGGAACCGGACGGATCGCTTCACGGCGCAAATCCTACGCACCGTAGTGGAGCGCGATCGGGTGACTCCGCCGGCGCGGTGGTTGGGATCACCGGGACCCGGGTTTGCGGCCCTCCGGCGAATTACGTAACGTGGGCGTTGTGAAAAACGCGGCGGCGCTCTCCGGGCACCAGCCGGCGGCCGCCCCGGCCGCCGGTCAGTCCGCGTCCGCCGGCGACCTCTCCACCCGCGACCGGGTCACCCGGCTGCTGCTGGAGCGGGGGGCCACCACCGCCGCGCAGCTCGGTTCGGCGCTCGGGCTCAGCCCCGCCGCCATCCGCCGGCACCTCGACGCGATGCTCGCCGACGGTGACGTGGTCGCCCGCGAGCAGACGGTGCGCGGCCACCGGGGTCGCGGCCGGCCGGCGAAGGTGTTCCTGCTGACCGACGCCGCGCGGGGCCGGTGCGGCACCCACCACTACGACAACATGGCCACCGCCGCGCTGCGCTGGATCGCCCGCAACGGCGGCTCCGAGGCGGTCGAGGCGTTCGCCGCCGACCAGGTGGCCGCCCTGGAGGCCCGCTGCCGGGCCGCCATGGAGGACGCCGGCGACGAGCCCCTGGCGCGGGCCGAGGCGCTCGCGGGGGCACTGACCGCCGAGGGCTACGCTGCCAACGCGTCCACGATCGCCTCCGGCGGCCAGCTGTGTCAGCACCACTGCCCGGTGGCGCACGTGGCCGCCGAGTTCCCCCAGCTGTGCGAGGCCGAGACCGCGGTGATCTCCCGCCTGGTCGGCACCCACGTGCAGCGCCTGGCCACCATCGCGCACGGCGACGGGGTGTGCACCACGCACATCCCCACCCAGCCGCGCATGTCCGGTAACACCGTCACCACTGTGAGGACAGATAGATGACCGAGCAGATCGTCCAGCCCCTGACCCAGGAAGAGCAGCTCGCCGCCCTGGGTCGCTACGAGTACGGCTGGGCCGACCCCGACGTCGCCGGGGCGGTCGCCCAGCGCGGCCTCAACGAGGCGGTGGTGCGGGACATCTCGGCCAAGAAGAACGAGCCCGCCTGGATGCTCGACCTGCGGCTGAAGGGCCTGCGGCTGTTCGACCGCAAGCCCATGCCGGCGTGGGGCGCCGACCTCACCGGGATCGACTTCGACAACATCAAGTACTTCGTCCGGTCCACCGAGAAGCAGGCCACCAGCTGGGAGGACCTGCCCGAGGACATCAAGAACACCTACGACAAGCTGGGCATCCCCGAGGCGGAGAAGCAGCGGCTGATCGCGGGCGTCGCGGCGCAGTACGAGTCCGAGGTCGTCTACCACAAGATCCGTGAGGACCTGGAGGAGCAGGGCGTCGTCTTCCTCGACACCGACACCGCCCTCAAGGAGCACGAGGACCTGTTCAAGGAGTACTTCGGCACCGTCATCCCGGTCGGCGACAACAAGTTCGCCGCGCTGAACACCTCCGTCTGGTCCGGTGGCTCGTTCATCTACGTGCCGAAGGGCGTGCACGTGGAGATCCCGCTGCAGGCCTACTTCCGGATC harbors:
- a CDS encoding helix-turn-helix transcriptional regulator, with protein sequence MKNAAALSGHQPAAAPAAGQSASAGDLSTRDRVTRLLLERGATTAAQLGSALGLSPAAIRRHLDAMLADGDVVAREQTVRGHRGRGRPAKVFLLTDAARGRCGTHHYDNMATAALRWIARNGGSEAVEAFAADQVAALEARCRAAMEDAGDEPLARAEALAGALTAEGYAANASTIASGGQLCQHHCPVAHVAAEFPQLCEAETAVISRLVGTHVQRLATIAHGDGVCTTHIPTQPRMSGNTVTTVRTDR